In Lycium ferocissimum isolate CSIRO_LF1 chromosome 7, AGI_CSIRO_Lferr_CH_V1, whole genome shotgun sequence, the sequence ttcgatagctttttgAAAAGtgagactttaaaaacaaaaacaaaaaaattgacttaaataaataagattaggacctaaaagtaattaattaaaaagttttaaaaaaatttgaaaattattgtaggATTACAAAAGTTAAATCGCGCCgataaatttttgaaaagtagattttaaaaataaaaaaaaaacaaaaaaattgacttaaataaataagattaagacataaaagtaattaattaaaaagtttttaaaaaattgggaaattattgtgaggaatacaaaagtcctcacatttgctcttatataatatagtaatatGAACCAGTGGCCCCTCTTGGCATTTGCTGGACAGAATTTATAAGCACTGGATCATCCCAAGTTGTAGCATTTAACTTGCGGAAAAGACAGATAGGTCCATATATAACATTAATAGACTGATAAGAAGGGGCTTTCCTGTACAGAGAGTATATATATTAGAGTTATCATATAGTAGtagttttcttctttcttttcaccaTCTTTTCCCTGCTCAATTTTAGAATGGAAAACCTTACGTCACATGCATGTATGCTGTCTACAAACATAAACATTTGCACGTCTCTAGACATAGAATATGAAATTGAAAGCACTGTCAAACATGTGGAGCACTACAGTAATAATAAGTAATCAGAAAAATCAGTAGAAATTTTGTTAGTTGATATTGAAAGTACAAGCTATACTTTTCGAAGCACATTCAACCCTTGGCTATGGTTTTGGTGCCATTGGCATACAATAACTATGTGAATCGTACATTGGTATAATATAAGATCACATATGCCCCAACCTAGAAACTAAGCCAACAGCTCAGTTGGAAAAGCTTCCCTTCTCACCTGACCTTCATTGCTATACTTAGGCAAAGCGACAAGCGACAGCTTAAAATGACAGTACCCCATATGCAATAAACATTCAGAAACTATATAAAACCACTCAAAAGGTGAACACATAAATTTCTTGCTCAAATTTAGATTATCTGTAGTCTAATGAGTCTCAGCTGTGGACTCACATACACAACAATATATTAGTTTCACAACTATCATGTAGCATTCAAAGTGCGACAATCACTCAAAGTCAAACATAGTGAATTTTAAAAGCTCAAGCATGAAGCATACAAACTCGCAAACAATGCGGATTGAGTTCACTTGAAATATATACATAGGATTATTCAAAAACCACAAAAAACATGTCATAAGGTACTGCCAGCAAGATGATAGAATTAAGATCTTCAATTCACTATCGCAGCATCCGACCGAAGACATATGAGTCCACTGGAGCATCTTCTGCAATCTGAAGTGATGAGACAGCCTGTGCTGCAAGAAGACCAGCCGAAATTCTTTGAACCTCCCAATTCCCCTCATCAAACCATTGATGGTGAGCATTTCCTACCCAAGGTACAGAAGACACCATCCACGCGGTATTTTCCTGCTCATTCCACATGCATCCATCCCCGTTGGGACCAGACACCCATTGTGTTTCCTCAACTGAATATATTGAGAGGTCTTGATGAGGAAGCATTGCTCTTTCTCCACCCATAAAAAAGTCAAAATTTCTATCAAGATCCCATGGGTTTGATTCTTTATCCTTCTTAAGCAAAAGCTCACATGAATCATCAGATTCTTCACCTACTAGGACATGCAGAGCAACTGCCTCAGCAATCGCCGCACCCTCTTCATCCAGCTTTTGctgttcttctttctttttctgtttcttcttttccaatTCAGAGCGAATGGCAGCTGAAGTAGCCAAGGCTTTCTCTAAGcgcctcttttttttctcagCCTGTTTAATTCGATCCAACTCATCCTTTACTTGcttcttcttcccttttctaACAGCAGGCGCAGCTTTAGCACATTCCATATTATCGACAAATTTTCAGATCTATTGCCCCAA encodes:
- the LOC132064065 gene encoding uncharacterized protein LOC132064065 — translated: MECAKAAPAVRKGKKKQVKDELDRIKQAEKKKRRLEKALATSAAIRSELEKKKQKKKEEQQKLDEEGAAIAEAVALHVLVGEESDDSCELLLKKDKESNPWDLDRNFDFFMGGERAMLPHQDLSIYSVEETQWVSGPNGDGCMWNEQENTAWMVSSVPWVGNAHHQWFDEGNWEVQRISAGLLAAQAVSSLQIAEDAPVDSYVFGRMLR